In a genomic window of Vigna angularis cultivar LongXiaoDou No.4 chromosome 6, ASM1680809v1, whole genome shotgun sequence:
- the LOC108343514 gene encoding hydroquinone glucosyltransferase: protein MELPKQEARVAPAPPIVAMLPSPGMGHLIPMIEFAKRVVRYHNLSVTFVIPTDGPPSKTQIAVLQALPDSISHTFLPQVTLSDLPPDAKIETVMSYVVLRSLPSLRQAFHSLSATHTLAALVVDLFSTDAFDVAAEFNASPYVFFPSTATALSLLFHLPTLDREVHCEYRDLPEPVKIPGCIPLHGRELLDPVQDRKDEAYKWVLHHAKRYREAEGIIENSFTELEPGAWSELQKEQPGRPPVYAVGPLVRMETSSVESECLRWLDEQPCGSVLFVSFGSGGTLSTAQINELAHGLEASEQRFLWVVKSPNDKIANAAYFSAETAADPFHFLPEGFVERTKGRGFVVPSWAPQPQVLAHPSTAGFLTHCGWNSILESVVSGVPFIAWPLFAEQRMNAFMLTQEVRVALRPKVADNGLVERQEISSVVKSLMEGEEGKKLRYRTKDLKDAAAMALAENGSSTNHISHLALLWANKTTVTPPPPKIKLNPSSSSSSSSIQ, encoded by the coding sequence ATGGAACTCCCAAAACAAGAAGCTCGAGTGGCACCCGCGCCTCCCATCGTCGCCATGTTGCCATCACCTGGCATGGGCCATCTAATCCCGATGATCGAGTTCGCCAAACGAGTCGTCCGCTACCACAACCTCTCCGTCACCTTCGTCATCCCCACCGACGGTCCACCTTCCAAGACCCAAATCGCCGTCCTCCAGGCCCTTCCCGACTCCATCTCCCACACCTTCCTCCCTCAGGTCACTCTCTCCGACCTCCCGCCTGACGCCAAGATCGAAACCGTCATGTCCTACGTCGTTCTCCGCTCCCTCCCTTCCCTCCGTCAAGCCTTCCATTCTCTCTCCGCCACCCACACACTCGCAGCCCTCGTCGTCGACCTCTTCTCCACTGACGCCTTCGACGTTGCCGCTGAATTCAACGCCTCCCCCTACGTCTTCTTCCCATCCACCGCCACTGCCCTCTCCCTCCTCTTCCACCTCCCAACCCTCGACCGGGAAGTCCACTGCGAGTACCGGGACCTCCCAGAACCGGTGAAAATCCCCGGCTGCATTCCGCTTCACGGCAGGGAATTACTCGACCCGGTTCAGGACCGCAAGGACGAGGCCTACAAGTGGGTCCTACACCACGCCAAGAGGTATAGAGAAGCCGAGGGAATAATCGAGAACAGCTTCACAGAGCTTGAACCGGGCGCCTGGAGCGAGTTGCAGAAGGAACAACCGGGAAGGCCGCCGGTTTACGCGGTGGGGCCGTTGGTCAGAATGGAAACGAGCTCTGTGGAGTCGGAGTGTTTAAGGTGGTTAGACGAGCAGCCGTGTGGGAGCGTGTTGTTTGTGTCGTTCGGAAGCGGTGGGACCCTCTCCACTGCTCAGATCAACGAGCTTGCTCACGGACTGGAAGCGAGTGAGCAACGGTTCTTGTGGGTGGTGAAGAGCCCAAACGACAAAATCGCCAACGCTGCTTATTTCAGCGCGGAGACTGCGGCGGATCCGTTTCACTTTTTACCCGAAGGGTTTGTGGAGAGAACGAAAGGCAGGGGTTTTGTGGTTCCCTCTTGGGCTCCTCAACCTCAGGTTCTGGCCCATCCCTCCACCGCCGGATTCTTGACCCATTGCGGCTGGAACTCCATTCTGGAGAGCGTGGTGAGCGGCGTGCCCTTCATCGCATGGCCTCTCTTCGCGGAGCAGAGGATGAACGCCTTCATGCTGACCCAAGAAGTCAGAGTGGCGCTGAGGCCCAAGGTTGCCGATAATGGCTTGGTGGAGAGACAGGAAATAAGTAGCGTTGTGAAGTCCCTGATGGAAGGTGAAGAGGGTAAGAAGCTGCGTTACCGAACGAAGGATCTGAAGGACGCCGCTGCCATGGCTCTGGCTGAAAACGGTTCCTCCACCAACCATATCTCCCATTTGGCCCTCCTCTGGGCCAACAAAACCACCGtaacaccaccaccacctaaaattaaactaaacccttcctcttcctcctcctcctcctccatcCAGTAA